The Danio rerio strain Tuebingen ecotype United States chromosome 1, GRCz12tu, whole genome shotgun sequence genome includes a region encoding these proteins:
- the LOC100149932 gene encoding B-cell receptor CD22-like isoform X2, translating into MLMWLRMAPALHLIFLLIIHRVSGADWVVNYKSLHICALKNSSVIISCTYKYPNGHQIMKVYWTKNPVKDVEPPDLSEDPEYSQRLQYLGDKKQNCTIRLSHVTKKVEHEYCFRFTTDKDGKWLGSPGVILSVTDLQLESPERVTEGDSVRLTCKSSCKLTDTPTFIWYRNSHTLTNIGDELNISSVRREDAGRYRCAVHGHTLTSPDVYLNVTYPPKSVSVSISGSAVIMSGDSVALSCSSDSNPPAEINWFKGETSVRSGRIFSISKISSDDSGEYKCRARNDHGVKYSDPVTLDVQYAPKNISVSISGSAVIMSGDSVTLSCSSDSNPPADFSWFKGETSVRSGRIFSISNISSDDSGEYKCRARNEHGEKNSDPVTLDVQYPPKSISVSVTDSGQLFSDSVSLMCISDSNSPALNFSWFKENQSSAVGSGQSFSAVQSGRFYCEAHNPHGAQRSDAVTVTVHQHAERNIIIITATSGGLFIFIIILCLIKKQRSGESEGLSVTQNDLYSAPGSAGDALYASVNPKRGRAAECRDAEEIQYSTVRYHRDTQMKREEEEEQRQCDDTPVQQPDQDHRRSNAERVEDSVIYSSVR; encoded by the exons GGGTTTCTGGTGCTGACTGGGTTGTGAATTACAAATCTTTACACATCTGTGCACTGAAGAACTCATCAGTGATAATCAGCTGCACTTATAAATACCCTAATGGACATCAGATCATGAAAGTGTACTGGACCAAAAACCCTGTAAAGGATGTAGAGCCTCCAGATCTGTCTGAGGACCCTGAATACAGTCAGAGGCTTCAGTATCTGGGAGATAAAAAGCAGAACTGCACCATCAGACTGAGTCATGTGACAAAGAAAGTTGAACATGAGTACTGTTTTAGATTTACTACTGATAAAGATGGGAAATGGCTTGGCTCTCCAGGAGTGATTCTCTCTGTCACAG atCTTCAGCTGGAGTCTCCTGAGAGAGTGACAGAGGGAGATTCAGTCCGTCTGACATGTAAAAGCAGCTGTAAACTGACTGACACACCAACATTCATCTGGTACAGAAACTCACACACATTGACTAATATTGGAGATGAACTCAACATCAGCTCAGTCAGAAGAGAAGACGCAGGCAGATATAGATGTGCTGTACATggacacacactcacatcacCTGACGTCTATCTCAATGTCACCT ATCCTCCAAAGAGCGTCTCAGTGTCCATCAGTGGGTCTGCTGTAATAATGTCTGGAGATTCAGTGGCTCTGAGCTGCAGCAgtgactcaaaccctcctgcagAAATCAACTGGTTTAAAGGAGAAACATCAGTAAGATCTGGAAGAATCTTCAGCATCTCCAAGATCAGCTCTGATGACAGTGGAGAATACAAGTGTAGAGCCAGAAATGACCATGGAGTGAAATACTCTGATCCTGTGACTTTAGATGttcagt acGCACCCAAGAACATCTCAGTGTCCATCAGTGGATCTGCTGTGATAATGTCTggagattcagtgactctgagctgcagcagtGACTCAAACcctccagcagattttagctggTTTAAAGGAGAAACATCTGTAAGATCTGGAAGAATCTTCAGCATCTCAAATATCAGCTCTGATGACAGTGGAGAATACAAGTGTAGAGCCAGAAATGAACATGGAGAGAAAAACTCTGATCCTGTGACTTTAGATGTCCAGT ACCCACCCAAGAGCATCTCAGTGTCCGTCACTGATTCTGGTCAGCTTTTTTCTGATTCAGTGAGTCTGATGTGCATCAGTGACTCAAACTCTCCTGCTCTGAACTTCAGCTGGTTTAAGGAGAATCAAAGCTCAGCTGTTGGATCTGGACAGAGTTTCAGTGCAGTACAGAGTGGACGCTTCTACTGTGAGGCTCACAATCCACATGGAGCTCAGAGATCAGACGCCGTCACTGTCACTG TTCATCAGCATGCTGAgagaaacatcatcatcatcacagcgACATCTGGAGGAttattcatcttcatcatcatcctgtGTTTAAT AAAGAAACAAAGGAGTGGTGAATCTGAAGGTCTCTCAGTGACGCAG AATGATCTGTATTCTGCTCCTGGATCAGCGGGTGATGCTCTGTATGCCAGTGTAAATCCCAAAAGAGGAAGAGCTGCTGAATGCAGAGATGCTGAGGAGATCCAGTACTCCACTGTCCGATATCACAGAGACACACAGATGAAgagagaggaagaagaggagCAGCGTCAGTGTGACGACACACCAGTTCAGCAGCCTGATCAAGACCACAG